From one Colletotrichum destructivum chromosome 3, complete sequence genomic stretch:
- a CDS encoding Putative cytochrome P450, with product MELSLGLLFRALGILAAGYIVKFFVRLYQVRTKVRAVSKEHGVEMLPHSFLFGHLLVIGTMMAKQPPGLSGQVMPLLLLQQHPDLCKKGVVYIDTWPIGPPMLAVFHPQIADQFTQARSLPKHPMMKEEFEPLTGNNDLVNMEGPTWKTWRAVFNPGFSARNILSLVPAMVEEALVMRESLERLADSGETVPLEAGMMKATVDIIGRAVLGTRLHAQTTDSRLFVALQKQISLLITDNGPANFLKSINPIRPLVMRYHNHVMKREILPHIERQLHENVHEQNSDGPKTVNSLAITSYVKEVSAAAAAAGSGSSESKGTLDVQFADMAISQLKIFLLAGHDTTASTLCFAYYLFHRYPAILAKTRAEHDEVLGTDAALAASRIVENPALLNRLTYTNAVLKETLRLYPPVGTVRQGSADVVLTQPETGERFPTDGWMLFAASQTMHRWDAFWPRPHEAVPERWLAREGDPLYPPKSAFRPFELGPRNCIGQELAMVEMRLILALTARELDIVPQFAADAPEVLGEKGFQWMTGTQITSHPKEGMPVKVFRRAES from the exons ATGGAGCTGTCTCTGGGCCTCTTGTTTCGGGCGCTGGGCATTCTCGCGGCTGGCTACATCGTCAAGTTCTTCGTCCGTCTGTACCAAGTCCGAACCAAAGTCCGCGCCGTCTCAAAAGAACATGGAGTG GAAATGCTCCCTCACTCCTTTCTCTTCGGCCACCTGCTCGTCATCGGCACCATGATGGCGAAGCAGCCCCCGGGCCTCTCGGGCCAAGTCATGCCCCTGCTCctcctgcagcagcaccCGGACCTGTGCAAGAAGGGCGTCGTCTACATCGACACATGGCCGATTGGGCCGCCCAtgctcgccgtcttccacccGCAGATCGCCGACCAGTTCACCCAGGCCCGCTCGCTGCCCAAGCACCCGATGATGAAGGAGGAGTTCGAGCCCCTGACCGGCAACaacgacctcgtcaacatGGAGGGCCCGACCTGGAAGACGTGGCGCGCCGTCTTCAACCCGGGCTTCTCGGCCCGCAACATCCTCTCTCTGGTGCCCGCCatggtcgaggaggcgctggTCATGAGGGAGTCgctcgagcgcctcgccgacTCGGGGgagacggtgccgttggAGGCCGGCATGATGAAGGCGACGGTGGACATCATCGGCCGCGCCGTACT CGGCACGCGTCTCCACGCCCAGACGACCGATTCTCGCCTCTTTGTTGCCCTCCAGAAGCAGATAAGCCTCCTGATCACGGACAACGGGCCGGCCAACTTCCTCAAGTCCATCAACCCCATCCGCCCTCTCGTGATGCGCTATCACAACCACGTCATGAAGCGCGAGATCCTGCCTCACATCGAGCGCCAGCTGCACGAGAACGTGCACGAGCAGAACAGCGACGGGCCCAAGACCGTCAACAGCCTCGCCATCACTTCGTACGTCAAGgaggtctcggcggcggcggcggcggccggctcCGGAAGCTCCGAGTCCAAGGGTACGTTGGACGTGCAGTTCGCCGACATGGCCATCTCGCAGCTCAAGATCTTCCTGCTCGCTGGCCACGACACCACGGCCAGCACGTTGTGCTTCGCGTACTACCTCTTCCACAGGTACCCGGCCATCCTCGCCAAGACGCGcgccgagcacgacgaggtcctcggcacggacgccgccctcgcggcctCGCGCATCGTCGAGAACCCGGCGCTGCTGAACCGGCTGACCTACACCAACGCCGTCCTCAAGGAGACGCTGCGCCTCTACCCGCCCGTCGGCACCGTGAGGCAGGGGtccgccgacgtcgtcctcaCGCAgcccgagacgggcgagcgGTTCCCGACCGACGGCTGGATGCTCTTTGCCGCGTCCCAGACGATGCACCGCTGGGACGCCTTCTGGCCGCGGCCGCACGAGGCCGTCCCCGAGCGCTGGCTCGCCCGGGAGGGAGACCCTCTGTACCCGCCCAAGAGCGCGTTCCGCCCCTTCGAGCTCGGGCCGAGGAACTGCATTGGACAGGAGCTCGCCATGGTGGAGATGCGCCTCATCCTGGCGCTGACGGCGAGGGAGCTGGACATCGTGCCGCAGTTTGCCGCCGACGCGCCCGAGGTGCTGGGCGAGAAGGGGTTCCAGTGGATGACGGGCACGCAGATCACGTCCCATCCCAAGGAGGGGATGCCGGTGAAAGTCTTTAGGAGGGCGGAGTCATGA
- a CDS encoding Putative NUDIX hydrolase domain-containing protein, with protein MGSQAEKKVRPKSYLPIINKVDNVPLDFDFNTLYKLMLPNDTRTHGFMLEQTVERLPWTADFHVDHDERRVRLLDTAAKDGEADPGRAYTAAFQRVVDAAIASDAFPTLNKLHSEHFRILGANHFVSIERFPAPLFGISSRGAHMTAYVRTVEGGIKIWVPRRSAHLFTFPGLLDTTVAGGVKAEDSPFDCIVAEAAEEASLPADFVRDKALAVGAVTYVSMNRQKGTFFPTVLYVYDIELPESIKPKPGDDEVSGFELMTVDEVVDAMLEERFKPNCVLVMLDFFIRHNIITPDNNDEYLDIVTRLRRHLPVPTSKEH; from the exons ATGGGTTCCCAGGCCGAGAAAAAAGTCAGACCAAAGAGCTACCTGCCCATCATTAACAAGGTCGACAA CGTCCCCTTGGACTTTGATTTCAACACGCTCTACAAGCTCATGCTTCCCAATGACACCAGGACGCATGGCTTCATGCTCGAGCAGACTGTTGAGCGCCTCCCCTGGACCGCGGACTTCCACGTCGACCACGACGAGCGCAGGGTGCGCCTCCTTGACACCGcggccaaggacggcgaggcggaccCCGGCAGAGCCTACACGGCGGCGTTCcagcgcgtcgtcgacgccgccatcgcgTCCGACGCGTTCCCTACGCTGAACAAGCTGCACAGCGAGCATTTTcgcatcctcggcgccaacCACTTCGTCTCCATCGAGAGGTTCCCCGCGCCCCTGTTCGGCATCTCGTCACGCGGCGCCCACATGACGGCCTACGTGAGGACGGTCGAGGGGGGTATCAAGATCTGGGTGCCGAGACGGAGCGCCCACCTGTTTACGTTCCCCGGCCTGCTCGACACGACCGTCGCGGGTggcgtcaaggccgaggactCGCCGTTCGACTGCATcgtcgccgaagccgccgaggaagcgTCGCTGCCGGCGGACTTTGTCCGGGAcaaggccctcgccgtcggcgccgtgacGTACGTGAGCATGAACCGCCAGAAGGGCACCTTCTTCCCGACGGTCCTCTACGTCTACGACATCGAGCTGCCGGAGTCGATCAAGCCgaagcccggcgacgacgaggtctcGGGCTTCGAGCTCATGACTGTCGATGAGGTCGTAGACGCCATGCTGGAGGAGCGGTTCAAGCCCAACTGCGTGCTCGTGATGCTCGACTTCTTCATCCGCCACAACATCATCACGCcggacaacaacgacgagtACCTGGACATCGTCACGAGGCTGCGGCGGCACCTGCCGGTACCCACGAGCAAGGAACATTAA
- a CDS encoding Putative NTF2-like domain superfamily, SnoaL-like domain-containing protein, producing MNLKNKEIVTDAYQRIFGDLDASAVDDYMSHDFVQHNPTIADGPAGVKELLQKLVSQGVKKQKIEFKHVVAEGDTVILHTRYEMEGHEWRFIDIYRLEDDKLVEHWDAMIQWPDTRANNNPMF from the coding sequence ATGAACCTAAAGAATAAAGAGATCGTCACTGACGCTTACCAACGAATCTTTGGTGATTTGGACGCCTCGGCGGTGGACGACTACATGAGCCATGATTTCGTTCAACATAATCCAACAATTGCTGATGGCCCTGCGGGAGTAAAAGAACTTTTACAAAAGCTCGTCTCGCAAGGAGTCAAGAAACAAAAGATCGAGTTCAAGCATGTGGTCGCGGAGGGCGATACTGTCATTCTCCATACACGCTACGAAATGGAAGGGCATGAGTGGAGATTTATCGACATCTAtcgcctcgaggacgacaaaCTGGTCGAGCACTGGGATGCAATGATCCAATGGCCTGATACGCGCGCAAACAACAATCCGATGTTCTAG
- a CDS encoding Putative ammonium transporter, ammonium/urea transporter, which yields MAEVIPVTEFPDYAVDPTGGNPITHDLNAPYDKGDLCWVLVCTILCWQITPAIGFLYAGMHRRKAALTMVLQSLFCASACGLQYWIYGASLYQSRTTNPILGDMSLAAFHNILASPSFANSDVPDILYAAFGFTFVTATAMILAGAMLERGRLWPSMFFLLCWTTFVYYVLAYWEWNPSGWLYKLGLYDFAGSGPVHIASGFGALAWSMMLGPRIDDSGNGGNATEKRRRVPHFKAHNPLLMTLGTVLIWFGWFAFNGASTANLSLRSVYVVVNTNFAACGGGVTWVLLDYLYIKKFSLVGFCSGIISGLVGITPAAGFVLVYVSPVVGMITAVCCFYTVRYQHFLRVDDGLDIFAIHGVGGYVGDVLTGFFAHKMVPALDGVSGDTYAGGWWNGNFRQMGLQLAGATTCAAWSFFVSCILLFAINRIPGMHLRASEEDEMRGLDFAYIEEAFSDYDDGSLLIHNGQAVETGAPASFSKSS from the exons ATGGCGGAAGTCATCCCGGTGACGGAGTTTCCAGACTATGCCGTCGACCCGACGGGCGGCAACCCCATTACACATGATCTCAATGCACCATACGATAAG GGCGACCTCTGCTGGGTCCTCGTGTGTACCATCTTGTGCTGGCAGATCACGCCGGCCATCGGCTTCCTCTACGCCGGGATGCACCGGAGGAAGGCCGCGTTGACAATGGTCCTACAATCTCTCTTTTGCGCTTCTGCCTGCGGCCTGCAGTATTGGATATACGGTGCCTCGCTCTACCAGTCCCGGACGACAAACCCGATCCTCGGCGACATGTCGCTTGCGGCCTTCCACAACATCCTAGCCTCCCCTTCTTTTGCCAACAGCGATGTTCCGGATATCCTCT ATGCTGCTTTCGGGTTCACTTtcgtgacggcgacggccatgatCTTGGCCGGTGCCATGCTTGAGCGCGGCCGCCTCTGGCCGAGCATGTTTTTCCTTCTCTGCTGGACGACCTTCGTCTACTACGT cctGGCCTACTGGGAATGGAACCCCAGCGGCTGGCTCTACAAGCTGGGTCTTTACGACTTCGCCGGGTCCGGCCCAGTTCACATCGCCAGCGGTTTCGGGGCTCTCGCCTGGTCCATGATGCTAGGCCCACGCATCGACGacagcggcaacggcggcaacgcgacggagaagaggaggcgcGTCCCGCACTTCAAGGCACACAACCCGCTCCTCATGACCCTTGGAACCGTCCTGATCTGGTTCGGATGGTTCGCCTTCAATGGCGCCAGCACGGCGAACCTCAGCCTGCGGTCCGTCTACGTTGTCGTGAACACCAACTTCGCCGCCTGCGGTGGTGGCGTCACTTGGGTCTTGCTGGACTACCTCTATATCAAGAAGTTTAGCCTGGTTGGCTTCTGCTCCGGCATCATCTCAGGCTTGGTCGGGATCACTCCGGCAGCCGGGTTTG TTCTCGTTTACGTGTCACCGGTGGTCGGCATGATCACCGCCGTCTGCTGCTTCTACACGGTCCGCTACCAGCACTTCCtccgcgtcgacgacggcctcgacatcttcgcgatccacggcgtcggcggctacgtcggcgacgtcctgACCGGCTTCTTCGCCCACAAGATGGTCCCGGCCCTCGACGGGGTCAGCGGCGACACGTACGCGGGCGGTTGGTGGAACGGCAACTTCCGGCAGATGGGCCTGCAGCTGGCCGGCGCGACGACCTGCGCCGCCTGGTCCTTTTTCGTCTCGTGCATCCTGCTGTTCGCCATCAACAGGATCCCCGGGATGCACCTCCGCGcgagcgaggaggacgagatgCGCGGCCTCGACTTTGCGTACATCGAGGAGGCCTTCTCGgactacgacgacggcagcctgTTGATCCACAACGGCCAGGCTGTGGAGACGGGAGCTCCGGCGAGCTTTTCCAAGAGCTCGTAG
- a CDS encoding Putative hem-dependent oxidative N-demethylase, alpha subunit, whose translation MMLQPVNFTTGGYQAVTTILGIVAFTGGLVYLISALVDSRKVFQRFNRAPSFSHQQQAEKPSVKTEEGPSYVNSFPPSQRATLAQLGPQYANVTEVDLAASRKPILKLDADYRTADPEEFNFSGFSVADIKSLGDFPDYATLSGVPLPSPLKNFDIDKAVPRPYRPFRWAYHQTMSLSKMDTDFWIELENTYRDRIAERRDLYAKNGEGVLAALPGSELACKELVEMVFQFICARYPNQFQRDGSVLVNKILGTTTDLSEIEPPIALLDNVPEDFGIMIRDPETGRYVLRAGVVCSSVGWKISEKMGLGLPGIHKAVPDYKEKMEFSMDRFFTKMTTNKPIQRGSWGLEMGQPLFLPSEHPGFAHRECQNPDLRPEDVYLRVDWQTLRRLPLSGAVVFNFKALFTPLTDFKDEPYIPSLVLKVLNEGKENIIKYKGTWHVEHVAKPALRAYEEYQVENGLIERDWDVHTLPEAPFFRGWERKWTVE comes from the exons ATGATGTTGCAACCCGTTAATTTTACTACTGGAGGCTACCAGGCTGTCACCACCATCCTCGGTATCGTTGCCTTCACAGGTGGTCTCGTCTATCTCATCAGTGCTCTTGTCGACAGCCGCAAGGTCTTTCAGAGATTCAACCGCGCCCCTTCGTTCagccaccagcagcaggccgagaaACCATCCGTGAAGACTGAGGAAGGGCCAAGTTATGTGAACTCGTTTCCGCCATCCCAGCGAGCCACACTAGCCCAGCTGGGACCCCAATATGCCAACGTCACTGAGGTCGACCTGGCCGCATCTCGGAAGCCCATCCTGAAGCTGGACGCCGACTACCGCACCGCAGACCCCGAAGAATTCAACTTCAGCGGCTTCAGTGTCGCCGATATCAAGTCCCTCGGTGACTTCCCCGACTACGCGACGCTCTCTGGCGTTCCTTTGCCATCGCCTCTGAAGAACTTTGACATTGACAAAGCCGTCCCGCGTCCGTATCGGCCGTTCAGATGGGCTTACCACCAGACCATGT CGTTGTCAAAGATGGACACGGACTTCTGGATCGAGCTTGAAAACACGTACAGGGACCGCATCGCCGAGCGCCGGGATCTCTACGCCAAGAACGGCGAGGGTGTCCTCGCAGCCTTGCCGGGCTCCGAGCTAGCCTGCAAAGAGCTTGTGGAGATGGTCTTCCAGTTCATCTGCGCGCGGTACCCCAACCAGTTCCAGCGCGACGGCAGCGTGCTGGTCAACAAGATATTGGGGACCACGACCGACCTCTCGGAGATCGAGCCACCGATTGCGCTGCTGGACAACGTGCCCGAGGACTTTGGCATCATGATCCGCGATCCCGAAACCGGGCGCTACGTGCTGCGGGCCGGCGTGGTATGCTCGTCCGTCGGCTGGAAGATCAGTGAAAAGATGGGCCTGGGACTCCCCGGCATACACAAGGCCGTCCCGGACtacaaggagaagatggagtTCAGCATGGACCG ATTCTTCAccaagatgacgacgaacaAGCCGATTCAGAGGGGGTCGTGGGGCCTCGAGATGGGCCAGCCTCTGTTTCTGCCGTCTGAACACCCCGGGTTCGCCCATCGCGAGTGCCAGAACCCCGATCTGAGGCCAGAGGACGTCTACCTGCGCGTCGACTGGCAGaccctccgccgcctcccgctgtctggcgccgtcgtcttcaacTTCAAGGCCCTGTTTACCCCGCTGACGGACTTCAAAGATGAACCGTACATTCCTTCCTTGGTGCTCAAGGTTCTCAACGAAGGCAAGGAAAACATCATCAAGTACAAGGGAACATGGCATGTGGAGCACGTGGCGAAGCCGGCGTTGAGGGCGTACGAGGAGTACCAGGTCGAAAACGGCCTCATTGAGAGGGACTGGGACGTACATACCTTGCCCGAGGCTCCCTTTTTCAGGGGATGGGAGAGAAAGTGGACTGTGGAGTGA
- a CDS encoding Putative zn(2)Cys(6) fungal-type DNA-binding domain, fungal transcription factor: MVPPKKPRSSAKTRTGLSPRSRSGCVTCKAKHLKCDETRPACQQCSRKGIKCGGFAQGLRWSFKHQPVLQDLTFEDFNAAQSSSRRPAAEHVSGGRSPAERGSSGSSDTSSARDRYSISSSSSSSRTSAREEAERQGNGNDTTIDRRSDDGLEEISRIAVEEPPISPRRTPANTLVRPPDPSSSSTTNDQRQRQQQQHQNQLAPYSLTPGLADTSSAFVINWFEQVCPAWSGFDSNTNLNRKIAIDLWRTSATVCSSLESMSAAFLASRLPSMRQSALRLMQRATDFIQAELQVVKARPDHRAVPTGLLFSLFCLGTTVCWIDSRLYGLPFLREARSLIRRLNAQSAVFSTANQDMLSFFNKSLAYCEMLLSVVRDDEPLDQQADDDHPESQLQLTEERSPHPWTGVSTLTTRLFAQCIRLCRTARHRLRQAMDPQKYFSNALQDLIGAQRLEEQLLELEFPSESPEVDTGDSSTPVSHLARVAEAYRLSSLLHLYQTFPDLVSLRLPAESPMTESGSVPWDEWIIPLALRLVKVLEHIPATSGTRVIQPLLYISASTGLRHDAPAASDMFAAFGSLQQDLMGGTGSNMVSPPPLFDSHNLSLYISQMADAPAREGSMSNMTLDVGSARHFVMRRLSILESSLPPTPVVVAKELVQSIWRAYDNDIGSPTVHWIDVMEDNDLRSMFG, translated from the exons ATGGTACCGCCGAAGAAGCCCAGGTCTTCCGCCAAAACCAGAACCGGCCTCAGCCCCCGGTCGAGATCGGGGTGCGTCACTTGCAAAGCCAAGCAC TTGAAATGTGACGAGACGCGGCCCGCGTGCCAACAGTGCTCGCGCAAGGGAATCAAGTGCGGAGGATTCGCGCAGGGCCTGAGGTGGTCGTTCAAGCACCAACCCGTCCTCCAAGACTTGACATTTGAAGACTTCAACGCCGCGCAGAGCTCATCGAGGCGGCCCGCTGCTGAACATGTGTCCGGGGGCCGGTCTCCTGCTGAGAGAGGGAGTTCCGGCTCGTCCGATACCAGTTCTGCGAGAGACCGGTActcgatctcgtcgtcctcttcgtcttccaggACCTCCGCCCGAGAAGAGGCAGAAAGACAGGGCAATGGGAACGACACCACGATAGATCGGAGGAGCGACGATGGCCTGGAGGAGATATCACGGATAGCAGTCGAAGAGCCGCCCATCTCACCTCGGCGTACACCCGCAAACACATTGGTGCGACCACCCGAtccctcatcatcatcaacaacgaacgatcaacgccaacgccagcaacaacagcaccagAACCAACTCGCCCCCTACTCTCTGAcgcccggcctcgccgacacctcgtcggccttcGTCATCAACTGGTTCGAACAGGTCTGCCCGGCGTGGTCCGGCTTCGACTCCAACACGAACCTCAACCGCAAAATCGCCATCGACCTGTGGcgcacctcggcgacggtgtgCAGCTCCCTCGAGAGTATGTCGGCCGCATTCCTCGCCTCGCGCCTCCCCAGCATGCGGCAGTCGGCCCTGCGGCTCATGCAGCGGGCGACCGACTTCATCCAGGCCGAGCTGCAGGTTGTCAAGGCCCGCCCCGACCACCGCGCCGTCCCGAccggcctcctcttctcgcTCTTCTGCCTCGGCACCACCGTCTGCTGGATCGACTCGCGCCTCTACGGCCTGCCCTTCCTCCGCGAGGCCCGGTCCCTCATCCGCCGGCTCAACGCGCAgtcggccgtcttctcgacCGCGAACCAGGACATGCTGTCCTTCTTCAACAAGAGCCTGGCGTACTGCGAGATGCTCCTGTCCGTggtccgcgacgacgagccctTGGaccagcaggccgacgacgaccacccGGAGTCCCAGCTCCAGCTCACGGAAGAGCGCTCGCCCCATCCGTGGACGGGGGTGTCGACCCTCACGACGCGCCTCTTTGCCCAGTGCATCCGCCTCTGCCGGACGGCCCGCCACCGTCTCCGGCAGGCCATGGACCCCCAAAAGTACTTTTCCAACGCGTTGCAGGACCTGATCGGCGCCCAGCGtctcgaggagcagctgctggagctcGAGTTCCCCTCGGAGAGCCCCGAAGTCGACACGGGCGACAGCTCGACCCCCGTCTCCCATCTCGCCCGGGTCGCCGAGGCGTACAGGCTCTCGTCCCTCCTGCACCTGTACCAGACGTTCCCCGACCTGGTCTCGCTCCGGCTCCCCGCGGAGTCGCCCATGACCGAGAGCGGCTCGGTGCCGTGGGACGAGTGGATCATCCCCCTGGCCCTTCGGCTGGTCAAGGTGCTCGAGCACATTCCGGCGACGTCGGGCACCCGCGTCAtccagccgctgctgtacaTCTCGGCGAGCACGGGGCTGAGGCACgacgcgccggcggcctcggacATGTTCGCCGCCTTCGGCTCGCTCCAGCAGGACCTAATGGGCGGCACCGGCTCCAACATGGTcagcccgccgcccctgTTCGACTCGCACAACCTCTCGCTGTACATCAGCCAGATGGCGGACGCGCCGGCGCGGGAGGGCTCCATGTCGAACATGaccctcgacgtcggcagCGCCCGGCACTTCGTCATGAGGCGCCTGAGCATCCTGGAGAGCAGCTTGCCCCCGACGCCGGTCGTGGTGGCTAAGGAGCTTGTCCAGTCCATCTGGAGGGCGtacgacaacgacatcgGATCGCCGACGGTTCACTGGATCGATGTCATGGAAGATAACGACTTGCGATCAATGTTTGGATAG
- a CDS encoding Putative acetate kinase EutQ, rmlC-like cupin domain superfamily, rmlC-like jelly roll, which translates to MAAFQHYAKAQSTFQIPLLAGDNAYLGDVFSSDETSPEKPVSSGLFRLTKGEPLTYTYKYDEMKIILEGDYTISDETGQKVEAKPGDVFYFPKGSTITFTTTDYGLAFYVGQRKKSDF; encoded by the coding sequence ATGGCCGCCTTCCAACACTACGCCAAGGCCCAGTCGACCTTCCAAATCCCCCTTCTCGCGGGCGACAACGCctacctcggcgacgtcttcTCCAGCGACGAGACGAGCCCCGAAAAGCCCGTCTCCTCCGGCCTGTTCCGCCTCACCAAGGGCGAGCCGCTCACGTACACGTACAAGTacgacgagatgaagatcatcctcgagggcgactaCACGATATCCGACGAGACGGGCCAGaaggtcgaggccaagcCCGGCGACGTCTTCTACTTCCCTAAGGGGTCGACCATCACCTTTACAACAACCGACTACGGCCTGGCATTCTACGTCGGCCAGCGGAAGAAGAGTGATTTTTGA
- a CDS encoding Putative hem-dependent oxidative N-demethylase, alpha subunit, translated as MIRSVTSLLSSEAWKLLIGLLALFSAALLSRSLGTLRRNKSTPFSNKPSTRSHEKSKKESDSWQMPIPSPYPDWSIDKTKPLPYRAFRYGPKYNVTMGLRSIQPHEWIELDNQFPKFHADKATRIQERGEKCVGTDPEAYPAAMELLEELVQYLPARYPTLFKRTAVGIDNIWSGESFDITESPLKEDPMAIAARLVQDDLAIMIERPDGQYYLLAGAILLAGFWRLGDKFGMSLEEIHTSGDVPHYREKLHTGMASFFRRLRRDQIYSRNNYFIQVDDALPWSWSIGHEDSPVVSWSTAEKNRAVEHHYFRSERQSLRRLPRTGAIVFTIRTYFHPVTELVAEDYVPGRLASAIRSWDETVANYKGREKYETVLLEYLDREHQKQVAQGLDLEKEDEVRRYPW; from the coding sequence ATGATTCGCTCGGTCACGTCTCTCCTCAGTTCAGAGGCATGGAAGCTGCTTATCGGACTTCTCGCCCTCTTTTCCGCAGCCCTTCTCTCGCGATCGCTCGGCACCTTGCGACGGAACAAAAGCACTCCTTTCAGCAACAAGCCATCAACAAGAAGCCATGAAAAGTCCAAGAAGGAATCCGACTCGTGGCAGATGCCTATCCCAAGCCCTTACCCTGACTGGTCCATCGACAAGACCAAGCCACTTCCCTACCGCGCGTTTCGATATGGGCCCAAGTACAACGTCACGATGGGTCTCCGTTCCATCCAGCCGCACGAATGGATCGAGCTCGACAACCAGTTTCCCAAGTTCCACGCCGACAAGGCAACTCGGATCCAGGAAAGGGGCGAGAAGTGTGTGGGGACGGACCCTGAGGCCTACCCGGCAGCCATGGAGCTCCTGGAAGAGCTGGTCCAGTATCTGCCCGCTCGGTACCCAACGCTCTTCAAACGCACCGCCGTCGGGATCGACAACATATGGTCCGGGGAGTCCTTCGACATCACCGAGTCGCCCCTCAAAGAAGATCCcatggccatcgccgccaggCTCGTGCAggacgacctcgccatcATGATCGAGCGGCCGGACGGCCAATActacctcctcgccggcgccatcctgCTCGCGGGTTTCTGGCGGCTGGGCGACAAGTTCGGCATGTCCCTCGAGGAGATTCACACCTCGGGCGACGTCCCCCACTACCGGGAGAAGCTGCACACCGGCAtggccagcttcttccggcgcctccgccgcGACCAGATCTACTCGCGCAACAACTACTTcatccaggtcgacgacgcgctgCCGTGGAGCTGGAGCATCGGCCACGAAGACAGCCCCGTCGTCAGCTGGAGcacggccgagaagaacagGGCCGTCGAGCACCACTACTTCCGCTCTGAGAGACAGTCCCTCCGCCGGCTCCCCCGGACCGGGGCCATCGTTTTTACCATCCGCACCTACTTCCACCCCGTCACggagcttgttgccgaggaCTACGTCCCGGGCAGGCTGGCGAGCGCTATCCGCAGCTGGGACGAGACCGTGGCCAATTACAAGGGACGGGAGAAGTACGAGACGGTCCTTTTGGAGTACCTCGACAGGGAGCATCAGAAGCAGGTGGCCCAGGGGCTGgacttggagaaggaggacgaggtccGTCGGTATCCCTGGTGA
- a CDS encoding Putative Dopa 4,5-dioxygenase, DOPA-like superfamily, whose product MTMVTQSTPPTPQSDLKTVVESRTREWHFHIYFLLQSPQETAAALALRDAVLRLRRDGAFVAVPLFRVNEYPIGPHPAGSYEIWVPDSSFSDVFFYLAANRGNLSVLVHPLTVSQRRDHETRNAWMGTPWPIYLDALPVDGELPLQYPELGLGWSTSPEQEVSLEERRKRGAEVEALLAHDPEAAPAPED is encoded by the exons ATGACTATGGTCACTCAATCCACACCGCCGACACCCCAGTCGGACCTGAAAACGGTCGTCGAGAGTCGGACCCGGGAGTGGCACTTCCACATCTACTTCTTGCTCCAGTCGCCCCaggagacggccgccgcgctcgcCCTCCGTGATGCCGTCCTGAGGCTGCGCCGTGATG GCGCCTTCGTGGCCGTCCCGCTGTTCAGGGTGAACGAATATCCCATCGGCCCGCATCCCGCGGGATCATACGAGA TCTGGGTACCGGATTCCTCGTTTTCCGATGTTTTCTTCTACTTGGCAGCAAACCGAGGCAACCTAAG TGTCCTCGTCCACCCCTTGACTGTAAGCCAACGGCGGGATCATGAAACCCGGAACGCTTGGATGGGTACCCCCTGGCCCATTTACTTGGACGCTTTGCCGGTGGATGGTGAGCTTCCGCTTCAATACCCcgagctcggcctgggcTGGTCCACGTCGCCCGAGCAGGAGGTCTCCCTTGAGGAGAGACGCAAGAGAGGCGCGGAAGTCGAGGCTTTGCTGGCCCACGATCCAGAAGCTGCCCCCGCTCCTGAGGATTAG